Proteins encoded in a region of the Aliivibrio fischeri ATCC 7744 = JCM 18803 = DSM 507 genome:
- a CDS encoding type II toxin-antitoxin system RelE/ParE family toxin, whose amino-acid sequence MWEVITTDTFDEWFDSLNDSERANVIAGMLLLQNKGPHLSRPYADTVYGSKFTNMKELRVQSNGDPLRAFFAFDPERKGILLCAGNKGGNEKRFYKQMIPIADQEFQAHLNNRG is encoded by the coding sequence ATGTGGGAAGTTATTACTACGGATACATTTGATGAATGGTTTGATTCACTAAACGATTCAGAACGTGCAAATGTGATCGCAGGTATGTTGTTACTTCAAAATAAAGGTCCGCACCTTTCTAGGCCTTACGCTGATACTGTTTATGGCTCGAAGTTTACAAATATGAAAGAGCTTCGTGTTCAAAGTAACGGTGACCCATTGAGAGCATTTTTTGCTTTCGATCCTGAGCGTAAAGGTATTTTATTATGTGCTGGTAACAAAGGCGGTAATGAAAAACGTTTTTACAAACAGATGATCCCAATAGCAGATCAAGAATTTCAAGCTCATT